The following are encoded together in the Deinococcus soli (ex Cha et al. 2016) genome:
- a CDS encoding MGDG synthase family glycosyltransferase yields the protein MTGPDRHDPLRALIVSASFGSGHHQANGALDAALRDLGVPLDARHADLLKYMSTPERVITAGTYDLWLRHMPGVYRAFYHLTDTDRAPTAQAFGWLGYPAMRRDVLEVRPEVVVSSYPTPVALAHNVRRRTGTDFLNGLVITDYRVHQHWARAEADLLMVPNEEAREQLARWRIPDDRVEVTGIPIARVYRDLIGADRAALRLKHGLDPELPLILMSGGGTGSYRALPQVLRELGNLGRRVQVLVLAGADGHGVARVGGATLHRLGFTTSFPELLAASDLVVGKAGGLTVAEATTLGVPLVVHAPIPGQEEFNTDYLERHGAALWARTLADVRPAVLRALDADERARMSCAARRVSRPDAAEQVARVLLRRLGRA from the coding sequence GTGACCGGGCCGGACCGCCACGACCCTCTCCGCGCCCTGATCGTGTCCGCGTCGTTCGGCAGCGGGCACCATCAGGCGAACGGCGCGCTGGACGCCGCGCTGCGCGACCTGGGCGTGCCCCTGGACGCCCGGCACGCCGACCTGCTGAAGTACATGAGCACCCCCGAACGCGTGATCACCGCCGGCACGTACGACCTGTGGCTGCGGCACATGCCCGGCGTGTACCGCGCCTTCTACCACCTGACCGACACCGACCGCGCGCCCACCGCGCAGGCCTTCGGGTGGCTGGGTTACCCCGCCATGCGCCGCGACGTGCTGGAGGTGCGCCCCGAGGTGGTCGTCAGTTCCTACCCCACCCCGGTCGCGCTGGCGCACAACGTCCGCCGCCGCACCGGCACCGATTTCCTGAACGGCCTGGTCATCACCGACTACCGCGTGCACCAGCACTGGGCGCGCGCCGAGGCGGACCTGCTGATGGTCCCGAACGAGGAAGCCCGCGAGCAGCTCGCCCGCTGGCGCATCCCGGACGACCGGGTGGAGGTCACGGGCATCCCTATCGCGCGGGTGTACCGCGACCTGATCGGCGCCGACCGCGCCGCGCTGCGTCTGAAGCACGGTCTGGACCCCGAATTGCCCTTGATCCTGATGTCCGGCGGCGGGACCGGCAGTTACCGCGCGCTGCCGCAGGTGCTGCGCGAATTGGGGAACCTGGGCCGACGCGTTCAGGTGCTCGTGCTGGCGGGCGCGGACGGGCACGGCGTGGCCCGGGTGGGGGGCGCGACCCTGCACCGCCTGGGCTTCACCACCAGCTTTCCCGAACTGCTCGCCGCGTCCGACCTCGTGGTGGGCAAGGCGGGCGGCCTGACCGTCGCGGAGGCCACCACGCTGGGCGTGCCGCTTGTCGTGCACGCTCCCATACCCGGGCAGGAGGAATTCAACACCGATTACCTGGAACGCCACGGCGCGGCCCTGTGGGCGCGGACCCTGGCCGACGTGCGCCCGGCGGTGCTGCGCGCCCTGGACGCCGACGAACGCGCCCGGATGTCCTGCGCCGCCCGGCGGGTCAGTCGCCCGGACGCGGCCGAGCAGGTCGCGCGGGTGCTGCTGCGTCGCCTGGGCCGCGCGTGA
- a CDS encoding polysaccharide deacetylase family protein: MTRPWRWLAGLAAGAAVYIGLPYLLVQRGGLGIITRGDPAGRQVALTFDDGPDPRSTPLVLDTLRAAGVQATFFILPALARQHPELLRRLLAEGHEVLPHAHRHRHAWTLLPWTAFRDPGLATREVEELTGTRPRFQRPPHGAYSLATVLGQRAAGVTGVHWTVEARDWAPDATSDTVRAAVQRQVTPGGIIVLHDAGPGARTTPAALPGILADLHRHEFEVVPLRDLRGARPGTLRDVWRTLRGR; this comes from the coding sequence GTGACCCGTCCATGGCGCTGGCTGGCGGGCCTGGCCGCCGGGGCGGCGGTGTACATCGGCCTGCCGTATCTGCTCGTGCAGCGCGGCGGCCTGGGCATCATCACGCGCGGCGATCCGGCGGGGCGGCAGGTCGCCCTGACCTTCGACGATGGCCCCGACCCGCGCAGCACCCCGCTCGTGCTGGACACGCTGCGCGCGGCGGGCGTGCAGGCGACGTTCTTCATCCTGCCCGCGCTGGCACGGCAGCACCCGGAGCTCCTGCGCCGCCTGCTCGCCGAGGGCCACGAGGTCCTGCCGCACGCGCACCGGCACCGGCACGCCTGGACCCTGCTGCCCTGGACGGCCTTCCGTGATCCGGGGCTGGCCACGCGTGAGGTGGAGGAGCTGACCGGCACGCGCCCCCGCTTCCAGCGGCCCCCGCACGGCGCGTACAGCCTCGCCACGGTGCTGGGTCAGCGCGCCGCCGGAGTGACGGGCGTCCACTGGACGGTCGAGGCCCGCGACTGGGCACCGGACGCCACCTCCGACACCGTCCGCGCCGCAGTCCAGCGGCAGGTGACGCCCGGCGGGATCATCGTGCTGCACGACGCCGGACCCGGCGCGCGCACCACCCCGGCGGCGCTGCCCGGCATCCTGGCCGACCTCCACAGGCACGAATTTGAGGTCGTCCCGCTGCGCGACCTGCGCGGCGCGCGGCCCGGCACGCTGCGGGACGTGTGGCGCACCCTTCGCGGGCGGTGA
- a CDS encoding class I SAM-dependent methyltransferase, which produces MNYDELADLYDHQYDVYRDDLHHYARVGEQARGPVLEIGSGTGRVTTFLARRGVDITGLEPSARMIERAQDRAQRDGLTVKYVQGDARTFSLDQRFDTVIAPFNALMHLYTPNEQLQAMENIHAHLKTGGHFTFDLYVPRFGKPHTLRHEGETFHAPDGSRTDVFLVQRHDKPRQHITTEYHVDTAAPDGTLKRRHYTLTQRYYTRYEVEWLLRFAGFESPRVTGSFQGGPLDAHSEVMVFSTRAV; this is translated from the coding sequence GTGAACTACGACGAGCTTGCCGACCTGTACGACCACCAGTACGACGTGTACCGCGACGACCTGCACCACTACGCCCGCGTGGGCGAACAGGCGCGCGGACCCGTGCTGGAGATCGGCTCCGGCACCGGCCGCGTCACCACGTTCCTCGCGCGGCGCGGCGTGGACATCACAGGCCTGGAACCCAGCGCGCGCATGATCGAACGCGCCCAGGACCGCGCCCAGCGCGACGGCCTGACCGTGAAGTACGTGCAGGGCGACGCCCGCACCTTCAGCCTCGACCAGCGCTTCGATACGGTCATCGCGCCGTTCAACGCCCTGATGCACCTCTACACGCCCAACGAGCAGCTGCAGGCCATGGAGAACATCCACGCGCATTTGAAAACGGGCGGGCACTTCACGTTCGACCTCTACGTCCCCCGCTTCGGCAAGCCGCACACCCTGCGCCACGAGGGCGAAACCTTCCACGCGCCCGACGGCAGCCGCACCGACGTGTTCCTCGTGCAGCGGCACGACAAACCCCGCCAGCACATCACCACCGAGTACCACGTGGACACCGCCGCGCCCGACGGCACCCTGAAACGCCGCCACTACACCCTCACGCAGCGGTACTACACCCGCTACGAGGTCGAGTGGCTGCTGCGCTTCGCGGGCTTCGAGAGCCCCCGCGTGACCGGCTCGTTCCAGGGCGGCCCGCTCGACGCGCACAGCGAGGTCATGGTCTTCAGCACCCGCGCCGTGTAA
- the aceA gene encoding isocitrate lyase, whose product MTTNPRTPAEILEKTWQTEERWQGIKRNYSADEVVKLRGSLPIEHTLAKHGSQKLWRQMKELPFVNALGALTGNQAMQQVKAGLKAIYLSGWQVAGDANNAGQMYPDQSLYPASSVPDVVKRINNTLRRADQIQHSEGRGDIDYFVPIVADAEAGFGGPLNAFELMKAMIEAGAAGVHFEDQLASEKKCGHLGGKVLVPTSQFIRTLNAARLAADVSGVPTVLIARTDADAANLLTSDIDDNDKPFCTGERTPEGFYYVKPGIEQAISRALAYAPYADVIWCETSVPNLEDARKFAEAVHAQFPGKLLAYNCSPSFNWKKNLDDETIAKFQVELGKMGYKFQFITLAGFHSLNMSMFDLAYGYARNQMSAFVELQEREFAAQDRGFTAVKHQREVGTGYFDLVAQAAGGGQSSTTALAGSTEAEQFGHSHKELAAAHD is encoded by the coding sequence ATGACCACCAACCCCCGCACGCCCGCCGAGATCCTCGAAAAGACCTGGCAGACCGAGGAGCGCTGGCAGGGCATCAAACGCAACTACAGCGCCGACGAGGTCGTCAAGCTGCGCGGCAGCCTCCCCATCGAGCACACCCTCGCCAAGCACGGCTCGCAGAAACTGTGGCGCCAGATGAAGGAACTGCCCTTCGTGAACGCCCTGGGCGCCCTGACCGGCAACCAGGCCATGCAGCAGGTCAAGGCCGGCCTGAAGGCCATCTACCTGAGCGGCTGGCAGGTCGCTGGGGACGCCAACAACGCCGGGCAGATGTACCCCGACCAGAGCCTCTACCCCGCCTCCAGCGTGCCCGACGTCGTCAAGCGCATCAACAACACCCTGCGGCGTGCTGACCAGATCCAGCACAGCGAAGGCCGAGGCGACATCGACTACTTCGTGCCCATTGTCGCCGACGCGGAAGCGGGCTTCGGCGGCCCCCTGAACGCCTTCGAACTGATGAAGGCCATGATCGAGGCGGGCGCCGCTGGGGTCCACTTTGAGGACCAGCTGGCCAGCGAGAAGAAATGCGGTCACCTGGGCGGTAAGGTGCTCGTGCCGACCAGCCAGTTCATCCGCACCCTGAACGCTGCGCGCCTCGCCGCCGACGTCAGCGGCGTGCCCACCGTCCTGATCGCCCGCACCGACGCCGACGCCGCAAACCTCCTGACGAGCGACATCGACGACAACGACAAGCCCTTCTGCACCGGCGAACGCACCCCCGAAGGCTTCTACTACGTCAAGCCCGGCATCGAGCAGGCGATCAGCCGCGCCCTGGCCTACGCCCCCTACGCCGACGTCATCTGGTGCGAGACCTCCGTGCCCAACCTGGAGGACGCCCGCAAGTTCGCCGAAGCCGTCCACGCGCAGTTCCCGGGCAAGCTCCTGGCGTACAACTGCTCCCCCAGCTTCAACTGGAAGAAGAACCTCGACGACGAGACCATCGCCAAGTTCCAGGTTGAACTGGGCAAGATGGGCTACAAGTTCCAGTTCATCACCCTGGCCGGGTTCCATAGCCTGAACATGAGCATGTTCGACCTTGCCTACGGCTACGCCCGCAACCAGATGAGCGCCTTCGTGGAACTTCAGGAACGCGAATTCGCCGCACAGGACCGCGGCTTCACCGCCGTCAAGCACCAGCGGGAAGTCGGCACCGGGTACTTCGACCTCGTCGCCCAGGCCGCCGGGGGCGGGCAGAGCAGCACCACCGCCCTGGCGGGCAGCACCGAGGCCGAGCAGTTCGGGCACAGCCACAAGGAACTCGCCGCCGCGCACGATTGA
- a CDS encoding HAD family hydrolase — MTSEQKRHVAFDWGGVFTVGTFDGRSTQNVADRSGVPVERVRDSYFRHVRQLEVGAWTLAQFWTVMQEEAGIPMPYGDFEELYLGSIADNAPMYATLAALPAGVRVGLLSNNYPVVSDHLRRDPRFARFHNPVFSNELGHKKPSPESFAALQAAMGVPAAQVAFVDDVQENIDAANAAGFHGILYHHDHHAAFEATLAEWLNG; from the coding sequence ATGACGAGCGAGCAGAAGCGGCACGTGGCCTTCGACTGGGGCGGCGTGTTCACGGTGGGAACCTTCGACGGGCGCAGCACGCAGAACGTGGCGGACCGCAGCGGCGTGCCGGTGGAGCGCGTGCGGGACTCGTATTTCCGGCACGTGCGGCAGCTGGAGGTCGGCGCGTGGACGTTGGCGCAGTTCTGGACGGTGATGCAGGAGGAGGCCGGGATTCCCATGCCGTACGGTGATTTCGAGGAACTGTACCTGGGGAGCATCGCGGACAACGCGCCCATGTACGCCACGCTGGCGGCGCTGCCCGCCGGGGTGCGGGTGGGCCTGCTGAGCAACAACTACCCGGTGGTCAGTGACCACCTGCGCCGCGACCCGCGCTTCGCGCGGTTCCATAACCCGGTGTTCAGCAACGAGCTGGGGCACAAGAAGCCCTCGCCGGAGTCGTTCGCGGCGCTGCAGGCGGCCATGGGTGTCCCGGCGGCGCAGGTGGCGTTCGTGGACGACGTGCAGGAGAACATCGACGCGGCGAACGCCGCCGGGTTCCACGGCATCCTGTACCACCACGATCATCACGCGGCGTTCGAGGCGACGCTGGCGGAGTGGCTGAACGGCTGA
- a CDS encoding GNAT family N-acetyltransferase, giving the protein MVPPADPSAPDLSPAAVSLRGRRPRDLPVLTRWLTDPDAAWRAWDAPYLPEWDTTANLQRYAQALASSPPNPNERVIDVGGVVVGMVNRAEEDPADGGWWDLGILIYDPAHWGRGLGSRALALWVQATLDETDAHVLTFSTWGGNDRMIRAALRLGFREAGRVREARVVRGERLDAVRLDLLRREWPGLDGRA; this is encoded by the coding sequence GTGGTGCCGCCCGCCGATCCGTCCGCCCCTGACCTCTCCCCCGCTGCCGTGAGCCTGCGGGGGCGCCGCCCGCGTGACCTGCCGGTCCTGACCCGCTGGCTGACCGACCCGGACGCCGCGTGGCGCGCGTGGGACGCGCCGTACCTGCCCGAGTGGGACACCACCGCGAACCTGCAGCGGTACGCGCAGGCGCTGGCGTCCAGCCCGCCGAACCCGAACGAGCGGGTGATCGACGTGGGCGGCGTGGTGGTCGGCATGGTGAACCGCGCCGAGGAGGACCCGGCGGATGGGGGCTGGTGGGACCTGGGCATCCTGATCTACGACCCGGCGCACTGGGGGCGTGGGCTGGGATCGCGGGCGCTGGCGCTGTGGGTGCAGGCGACGCTGGACGAGACGGACGCGCACGTGCTGACGTTCAGCACCTGGGGCGGGAACGACCGGATGATCCGCGCGGCCCTGCGGCTGGGATTCCGGGAGGCGGGTCGGGTCCGAGAGGCAAGAGTGGTGCGTGGGGAGCGGCTCGACGCGGTGCGGCTGGACCTGCTGCGGCGCGAGTGGCCGGGCCTGGACGGGCGGGCCTGA
- a CDS encoding diacylglycerol kinase: protein MPSDGSAWNARRWWRSAGFAWAGVRHAYRTQANFRIECWVAALALGAALALRAPLAPVALACALVLSLELVNTALEATVDLVSPDRHPLAKVAKDAAAAAVLIASAGALLVAAGTLLPALLRALKFS from the coding sequence GTGCCCAGCGACGGTTCGGCCTGGAACGCGCGGCGCTGGTGGCGCTCGGCGGGGTTCGCGTGGGCGGGGGTCCGGCACGCGTACCGCACGCAGGCGAACTTCCGCATCGAGTGCTGGGTCGCCGCGCTGGCGCTGGGGGCGGCGCTGGCCCTGCGCGCCCCGCTGGCGCCCGTCGCGCTGGCCTGCGCGCTGGTGCTGAGCCTGGAACTCGTGAACACCGCGCTGGAGGCGACCGTGGACCTCGTGAGTCCGGACCGGCATCCGCTGGCGAAGGTGGCGAAGGACGCCGCTGCCGCCGCCGTACTGATCGCGTCGGCGGGGGCGCTGCTCGTCGCGGCGGGCACGCTGCTGCCCGCGCTGCTGCGGGCGCTGAAGTTCAGCTGA
- the ybeY gene encoding rRNA maturation RNase YbeY, giving the protein MIDLIVRKTPPAGLRPALRGSLEAVMAHFGVEEREVTVVLVGDRTIRALKREHWGEDAVTDVLSFPTWEPGDPFIPPHLGDIVISLDTAARQAEARGHSLTREVALLASHGLTHLVGHDHPHAEGLGFEEGATGPEWAVFHGAWDAARAALPDGA; this is encoded by the coding sequence GTGATTGATCTGATTGTCCGCAAGACGCCCCCCGCCGGTCTGCGTCCCGCGCTGCGCGGGAGCCTGGAGGCGGTGATGGCGCATTTCGGTGTGGAGGAGCGCGAGGTGACGGTCGTGCTCGTCGGGGACCGCACCATCCGCGCCCTGAAGCGCGAGCACTGGGGCGAGGACGCCGTGACGGACGTCCTGAGTTTCCCCACCTGGGAACCCGGCGATCCGTTCATCCCGCCTCACCTGGGGGACATCGTGATCAGCCTGGACACGGCCGCGCGGCAGGCCGAGGCGCGCGGGCACAGCCTGACGCGCGAGGTGGCGCTCCTGGCCAGCCACGGCCTGACGCACCTGGTGGGGCATGACCACCCGCACGCGGAGGGTCTGGGGTTCGAGGAAGGCGCGACCGGGCCCGAGTGGGCGGTGTTCCACGGCGCGTGGGACGCGGCCCGCGCGGCCCTGCCCGACGGGGCCTGA
- a CDS encoding PhoH family protein, whose amino-acid sequence MTQPQQDSGTLPLTGAFSATVTLENQREAYALLGAGDANLRRMRELTKAKLVARGETITITGDEEQVRSAERMVRDALDVVRGGGELTPDSLLRSARLSGEGRSLAAETQVTGLSLPRGLKPKTPGQKLYLDSIDKSDITFGIGPAGTGKTYMAVAMAVQALKAKKVKRIILTRPAVEAGERLGFLPGDLQAKIDPYLRPLYDALQDMLDQEKFESYLTSGVIEIAPLAFMRGRTLNDAFIILDEAQNTTGEQMKMFLTRMGFSSKVVVTGDVTQIDLPRHVTSGLAVAKRVLGSIDGIAWHEFTDADVVRHPLVGRIIKAYETAENAEQDKRAARRGEFASIPEGEGDGAGAGEQEKVDR is encoded by the coding sequence TTGACACAGCCTCAACAGGACAGCGGCACCCTGCCTCTCACCGGCGCGTTCAGCGCGACCGTGACCCTGGAAAACCAGCGCGAGGCGTACGCGCTGCTCGGGGCAGGAGACGCGAACCTGCGCCGCATGCGCGAACTCACGAAGGCGAAACTCGTGGCGCGCGGCGAGACCATCACCATCACCGGCGATGAGGAGCAGGTCCGCTCGGCCGAACGCATGGTGCGTGACGCCCTGGACGTCGTTCGGGGCGGCGGGGAACTCACCCCGGACAGTCTGCTGCGCTCGGCGCGCCTCAGTGGAGAGGGCCGCAGCCTCGCCGCAGAGACGCAGGTGACCGGCCTGAGCCTCCCGCGCGGCCTGAAGCCCAAGACGCCCGGCCAGAAACTGTACCTGGACAGCATCGACAAGAGCGACATCACCTTCGGGATCGGCCCGGCCGGGACCGGCAAGACGTACATGGCGGTCGCCATGGCCGTGCAGGCCCTGAAGGCCAAGAAGGTCAAGCGCATCATCCTGACCCGCCCGGCCGTGGAGGCCGGGGAGCGCCTGGGCTTCCTGCCGGGCGACCTGCAGGCGAAGATCGACCCGTACCTGCGCCCGCTGTACGACGCGCTGCAGGACATGCTGGACCAGGAGAAGTTCGAGTCGTACCTGACGAGCGGCGTGATCGAGATCGCCCCGCTGGCGTTCATGCGCGGCCGGACGCTGAACGACGCGTTCATCATTCTGGACGAGGCGCAGAACACCACGGGCGAGCAGATGAAGATGTTCCTGACCCGCATGGGCTTCTCCAGCAAGGTCGTCGTGACCGGGGACGTGACGCAGATCGACCTGCCGCGCCACGTCACGAGCGGTCTGGCGGTCGCCAAGCGCGTGCTGGGCAGCATCGACGGCATCGCGTGGCACGAGTTCACGGACGCGGACGTGGTCCGCCATCCGCTGGTGGGCCGCATCATCAAGGCCTATGAAACCGCCGAGAACGCCGAGCAGGACAAGCGCGCCGCGCGCCGCGGCGAGTTCGCTAGTATCCCCGAGGGCGAAGGGGACGGCGCTGGGGCAGGTGAGCAGGAGAAAGTCGATCGTTGA
- a CDS encoding M48 family metallopeptidase, with the protein MTRPEPVPVTLSGVYFDGHSSRDRTASLTLGHPVLLTLDGATHTFGPHELTLDPPIPGVRRVIRLPGGARFETSDFAPLLSWERAGGRNRALRGVAWLEGRWGSALGAVALAFTLLGAFIVWGIPALAAQAARVTPRGVLASFDEQTLRVLEERDLIGPSGLTAERQAQLQREFRQVQAWAGGGYPYRLLLRDGEPAGDLGVGANAFALPNGTIVMTDQLVALARSDRELLGVLAHETGHVTRRHGLATVYQGLGLGLVGTLLTGDLVSSTSFAAAVPAAILRGGYSRAAETEADRESADFMLSRYGTTRPLQDILTRLDAQEGDRSGDRGSWLDLLRSHPVTRERVAALKALDRR; encoded by the coding sequence ATGACCCGTCCCGAGCCGGTCCCGGTGACCCTGAGCGGCGTGTACTTCGACGGGCACAGCAGCCGCGACCGGACGGCGAGCCTCACGCTGGGCCATCCGGTCCTGCTGACACTGGACGGCGCCACGCATACCTTCGGGCCGCACGAACTGACGCTGGACCCGCCCATTCCCGGCGTGCGGCGCGTCATCCGCCTGCCCGGCGGGGCGCGGTTCGAGACGTCGGACTTCGCGCCGCTGCTGTCGTGGGAACGCGCCGGTGGCCGCAACCGGGCGCTGCGGGGTGTGGCGTGGCTGGAGGGGCGCTGGGGCAGCGCACTGGGGGCGGTGGCGCTAGCGTTCACGCTGCTGGGCGCGTTCATCGTGTGGGGCATCCCGGCCCTGGCGGCGCAGGCGGCGCGGGTCACGCCGCGGGGCGTGCTGGCGTCCTTCGACGAGCAGACGCTGCGGGTGCTGGAGGAACGGGACCTCATCGGCCCGAGCGGCCTGACCGCCGAGCGGCAGGCTCAGTTGCAACGCGAGTTCCGGCAGGTGCAGGCCTGGGCGGGCGGCGGGTACCCGTACCGTCTGCTGCTGCGCGACGGGGAACCCGCCGGGGACCTGGGGGTGGGGGCGAACGCGTTCGCGCTGCCGAACGGCACGATCGTCATGACGGACCAGCTGGTCGCGCTGGCCCGCTCGGACCGGGAACTGCTGGGCGTCCTGGCGCACGAGACGGGGCACGTCACCCGGCGGCACGGGCTGGCGACGGTGTACCAGGGGCTGGGGCTGGGGCTGGTCGGGACGCTCCTGACGGGTGATCTGGTCAGTTCGACGTCGTTCGCGGCGGCCGTCCCGGCGGCGATCCTGCGCGGCGGGTACTCCCGCGCCGCCGAGACCGAAGCGGACCGCGAGTCGGCGGACTTCATGCTGAGCCGCTACGGCACGACCCGGCCCCTGCAGGACATCCTGACGCGCCTGGACGCGCAGGAGGGGGACCGGAGCGGGGACCGGGGGTCGTGGCTGGACCTGTTGCGGTCGCATCCGGTCACGCGGGAGCGGGTGGCGGCCCTGAAAGCCCTGGACCGCCGCTGA
- a CDS encoding YjgN family protein: MSDAILPGPHLTEPDPLHPAGHGLGRHAAQPAGEDAPSPPDVSGVTPHVTRHDLSFTGSAGEYFRLWIVNVALTLVTLGVYLPWARVRTRQYFYGHTWLDGQNFEYRANPAALLRGYLLVGALFGLYSYASQRELYWLALPLIVLYVALYPWLVWRSLRFQAANTVHRGLNFSFHGTAGDSYVAYGAANVAASVAGIFALPWAWFMQRQYQVKGLGYGQARGHFRGDVAPFYIIGLTSLGLSLAGGIVALLLGGLVAGAWSALSGDLRSGADLEDLFGSTTFWIFAGVAYVSFLLLYTVAWQYVRGATMRYVLNNAELGGVVRTGATFSPWGLVWLSVTNSLAQAVTLGLATPWAAVRRARFILGGVHVRTITDLDHFRGQAQQPGSALGEAASELLDIQVGF, translated from the coding sequence ATGAGTGACGCCATCCTGCCCGGCCCGCACCTGACCGAACCGGACCCCCTCCACCCTGCTGGGCACGGTCTGGGTCGGCACGCCGCGCAGCCCGCCGGGGAGGACGCACCGTCGCCACCCGACGTGAGCGGCGTGACGCCGCACGTGACCCGGCACGACCTGAGCTTCACCGGGTCCGCCGGGGAATACTTCCGGCTGTGGATCGTGAACGTGGCCCTGACCCTGGTGACGCTGGGCGTGTACCTGCCGTGGGCGCGGGTGCGGACCCGGCAGTATTTCTACGGGCATACGTGGCTGGACGGGCAGAACTTCGAGTACCGCGCGAACCCGGCGGCGCTGCTGCGCGGGTACCTGCTGGTGGGCGCCCTGTTCGGGCTGTACAGCTACGCGTCTCAGCGGGAGCTGTACTGGCTGGCGCTGCCGCTGATTGTGCTGTACGTGGCGCTGTACCCGTGGCTGGTGTGGCGGTCGCTGCGGTTCCAGGCGGCGAACACCGTGCACCGCGGCCTGAACTTCTCGTTCCACGGTACGGCCGGGGACTCGTACGTGGCGTACGGCGCGGCGAACGTGGCGGCCAGTGTCGCGGGGATCTTCGCGCTGCCGTGGGCGTGGTTCATGCAGCGGCAGTATCAGGTGAAGGGACTGGGATACGGGCAGGCGCGCGGGCACTTCCGGGGGGACGTCGCGCCGTTCTACATCATCGGGCTGACGTCCCTGGGCCTGAGTCTCGCCGGGGGGATCGTCGCGCTGCTGCTGGGTGGGCTGGTGGCGGGCGCGTGGTCGGCCCTGAGCGGCGACCTGCGGTCCGGGGCGGACCTGGAAGACCTGTTCGGCAGCACGACGTTCTGGATCTTCGCGGGCGTGGCGTACGTGTCGTTCCTGCTGCTGTACACGGTCGCGTGGCAGTACGTGCGCGGCGCGACCATGCGGTACGTGCTGAACAATGCCGAGCTGGGCGGCGTGGTCCGCACCGGCGCGACGTTCAGCCCGTGGGGACTGGTGTGGCTGAGCGTCACGAACAGCCTCGCGCAGGCGGTGACGCTGGGCCTCGCGACGCCGTGGGCAGCGGTCCGCCGGGCGCGGTTCATCCTGGGGGGCGTGCACGTGCGCACCATCACGGACCTCGATCACTTCCGGGGGCAGGCGCAGCAGCCCGGCTCGGCGCTGGGTGAGGCCGCGTCGGAACTGCTGGACATCCAGGTGGGGTTCTGA
- a CDS encoding cold-shock protein, with protein sequence MAQGRVKWFNVEKGYGFIEHPGNPDVFVHYSAIQSGGFRKLNEGDEVEFEVEAGQGSKGPQAKNVNVTNAAPAPVAARGGSRW encoded by the coding sequence ATGGCGCAAGGTCGTGTGAAGTGGTTCAACGTGGAAAAAGGCTACGGCTTCATCGAGCATCCGGGGAACCCCGACGTGTTCGTGCACTACAGCGCCATCCAGAGCGGCGGGTTCCGCAAGCTGAACGAGGGTGACGAGGTCGAGTTCGAGGTCGAGGCCGGCCAGGGCAGCAAGGGCCCGCAGGCCAAGAACGTCAACGTGACGAACGCCGCGCCCGCCCCCGTGGCGGCCCGTGGCGGCAGCCGCTGGTAA
- a CDS encoding gamma carbonic anhydrase family protein: protein MPLYALDGHHPDIHPTAFIAPSADVIGQVRVGAGASLWFGAVLRGDLEPITVGPGCNVQDGAVLHTDAGWPCVLEDHVTVGHRAVVHGATCGPGSLVGMGAVMLSGSSLGAGAVLGAGAVLPEGAHVPDGMLAVGVPARVVRTAPSSGNAQRYVQNARRFQAGLQELTPGPVLHPGNECAS, encoded by the coding sequence ATGCCGCTCTACGCCCTGGACGGGCACCACCCGGACATCCACCCCACCGCCTTCATCGCCCCCAGCGCCGACGTGATCGGTCAGGTTCGCGTGGGCGCGGGCGCCAGCCTGTGGTTCGGCGCGGTCCTGCGCGGCGACCTGGAACCCATCACGGTGGGTCCCGGCTGCAACGTGCAGGACGGCGCGGTCCTGCACACCGACGCCGGCTGGCCCTGCGTGCTCGAAGATCACGTGACCGTCGGGCACCGCGCGGTCGTGCACGGCGCCACCTGCGGGCCCGGCAGTCTGGTCGGCATGGGCGCCGTGATGCTCAGCGGCAGCAGCCTGGGCGCCGGAGCGGTCCTGGGTGCCGGGGCGGTCCTGCCCGAGGGCGCACACGTGCCGGACGGCATGCTGGCCGTCGGCGTGCCCGCCCGCGTGGTCCGCACGGCCCCCAGCAGCGGGAACGCGCAGCGGTATGTGCAGAACGCCCGGCGGTTCCAGGCTGGCCTGCAGGAACTGACTCCCGGGCCGGTCCTGCATCCCGGGAACGAATGCGCGTCCTGA